The Quercus robur chromosome 7, dhQueRobu3.1, whole genome shotgun sequence genome has a segment encoding these proteins:
- the LOC126691724 gene encoding pentatricopeptide repeat-containing protein At2g37310 gives MRITKALNIRIQTASNGYVQQALQSLLAANGLDYGAYGCLIQHCTDHHLFRLGRQLHSRLVLFSVTPNNFLASKLIAFYSKSNHLRDARNVFDKIPDKNIFSWNALLIGYSLNNRYLDMLKLFLSLVSSNLTDVKPDCYTISCVLKALSSLFSHSRLAKEVHCFVLRRGFDLDIFVVNALITQYSRCDEIGFARTVFDRMPERDIVSWNSMIAGYSQAGFYEECKELYIEMLGSSGLRPNGMTIVSVLQACGQSHDLIFGIEVHRFINESQIDIDVSVYNAIIGLYAKCGSLDYARELFDEMSDKDEVTHGSIISGYMLHGFVDNAMDLFRNIKNPGLSTWNAVISGLVQNNRHEGVLDLVIEMQACGFKPNTVTISSILPTISCLSNLKVGKEIHAYSVKNNYDSNIYVSTAIIDTYAKSGFLHGAQRIFDQSKHKSLIIWTAIISAYAAHGDANTTLCLFNEMLNNGIRPDPVTFTAVLSACAHSGMVEEAWEIFDAMFMKYGIQPSVEHYACMVGVLSRAGRLSEAAEFVSKMPIEPSAKVWGALLNGAAVSGDVELGKFVCDHLFEIEPENTGNYIIMANLYSQAGRWEEADKTRERIKKIGLKKIPGSSWIETSGGLQSFIARDVSNGRAEEIYEILGGLLGLMREEGYVSRDELDEESIFS, from the coding sequence ATGAGGATAACCAAGGCATTGAACATTCGAATACAGACCGCGTCCAACGGCTACGTCCAACAAGCCCTACAAAGCCTCTTAGCAGCCAATGGTCTCGACTACGGAGCTTATGGCTGCCTCATCCAGCACTGCACCGACCACCACCTCTTCCGCCTGGGCAGGCAGCTCCATTCTCGCCTCGTCCTCTTCTCCGTCACACCCAACAACTTTCTCGCCTCAAAGCTCATCGCTTTCTACTCAAAATCAAATCACCTCCGCGATGCCCGTAACGTGTTCGATAAAATTCCCGACAAAAATATATTCTCTTGGAACGCTTTGCTCATTGGGTATTCCCTCAACAACAGGTACCTCGACATGCTGAAACTCTTTCTGTCCCTGGTGTCCTCTAATTTGACGGATGTAAAGCCCGATTGTTATACGATTTCGTGTGTTTTAAAGGCGTTATCGTCCTTGTTTTCTCATTCAAGGTTGGCCAAGGAGGTTCACTGTTTTGTTCTTCGACGTGGGTTTGACCTGGATATCTTTGTTGTTAATGCTTTGATTACGCAGTACTCGAGATGTGATGAGATTGGCTTTGCAAGAACTGTGTTTGATAGAATGCCTGAGAGAGATATTGTGTCTTGGAATTCAATGATAGCAGGGTATTCTCAAGCTGGGTTTTATGAGGAGTGTAAGGAATTGTATATAGAGATGTTAGGTTCATCTGGGTTGCGGCCTAATGGGATGACAATTGTCAGTGTCTTGCAGGCATGTGGGCAGTCACATGACCTTATTTTTGGGATAGAAGTTCATCGGTTCATAAATGAGAGCCAAATTGACATTGATGTTTCAGTTTATAATGCTATTATTGGGTTGTATGCAAAATGTGGTAGCTTGGACTATGCTCGAGAATTGTTTGATGAGATGAGTGACAAGGATGAAGTCACCCATGGATCGATAATTTCAGGGTACATGCTTCATGGTTTTGTGGACAACGCAATGGATCTTTTCCGAAACATAAAAAACCCGGGATTAAGTACATGGAATGCTGTGATTTCAGGTTTGGTTCAGAACAACCGGCATGAAGGAGTCTTAGATTTAGTTATAGAAATGCAAGCATGTGGTTTTAAACCAAATACTGTAACAATTTCGAGCATTCTCCCTACAATTTCATGCTTATCAAACCTAAAAGTAGGAAAGGAAATACATGCTTATtctgttaaaaacaattatgacAGCAATATTTATGTGTCCACTGCCATTATAGACACTTATGCAAAATCAGGGTTTCTTCATGGGGCACAACGGATTTTTGATCAATCAAAACATAAGAGCTTGATCATTTGGACAGCAATAATCTCAGCATATGCGGCCCATGGAGATGCTAACACTACTCTTTGTCTTTTTAATGAGATGCTAAATAATGGGATTAGGCCAGACCCAGTAACATTCACTGCTGTATTGTCAGCTTGTGCTCATTCTGGAATGGTAGAAGAAGCTTGGGAGATCTTCGATGCCATGTTTATGAAATATGGCATACAGCCTTCAGTTGAACATTATGCATGCATGGTAGGTGTTCTTAGCCGAGCTGGGAGACTATCTGAAGCTGCAGAATTTGTCTCCAAAATGCCAATTGAACCAAGTGCTAAAGTTTGGGGTGCATTGCTTAACGGGGCTGCTGTTTCTGGTGATGTTGAGCTGGGGAAGTTTGTTTGTGATCATTTGTTTGAGATTGAGCCTGAAAACACTGGGAATTACATTATTATGGCAAATCTGTATTCTCAAGCTGGGAGATGGGAAGAAGCTGATAAGACCAgggaaaggataaaaaaaattgggttgaAAAAGATCCCAGGCAGTAGTTGGATTGAAACAAGTGGAGGATTGCAAAGCTTTATAGCCAGGGATGTATCAAATGGAAGAGCTGAAGAGATTTATGAAATTTTGGGAGGATTGCTTGGGTTAATGAGAGAGGAAGGGTATGTTTCGAGGGATGAGTTAGATGAGGAGAGTATTTTTAGTTGA
- the LOC126691725 gene encoding E3 ubiquitin-protein ligase SGR9, amyloplastic, translating into MKEETTTTTIMAALSTLTPPQLSDLTHSIFSDIHHRHHRLSALLTSPTLFSLTLHHLHSLSLPQKTLLIARNLLSSLRHLTLHLHPKPYSSPPPIPSNTLKQKDLDAILLLLLLCETRQHNPESLETESPAEWRGILSKLVSDTMLRNSGIGFYNGSVLIPYIEMVTRCWRFVGEMGYCCDHNNGDGKMGREVAASAAAVVALPSVEVRGGGVECVICKEEMREGRDVCEFPCEHLFHWICILPWLRKRNTCPCCRFELPTDDVFGEIQRLWDVLIKVGNRSFDV; encoded by the coding sequence ATGAAAGAAGAAACAACCACCACAACCATCATGGCTGCACTCTCTACTCTCACTCCTCCCCAGCTCTCAGATCTCACCCACTCCATTTTCTCAGATatccaccaccgccaccaccgcCTCTCAGCTCTCCTCACCTCTCCCACTCTCTTCTCCCTCACTCTCCACCACCtccactctctttctctcccacaAAAAACCCTCCTCATTGCTCGCAACCTCCTCTCTTCCCTTCGCCACCTCACACTTCACCTCCACCCCAAACCATATTCATCACCGCCTCCAATACCCTCCAACACACTCAAGCAAAAAGACCTCGACGCAATTTTACTCCTACTACTACTCTGTGAAACTCGCCAACACAATCCAGAGTCTCTAGAAACCGAGTCTCCCGCCGAATGGCGCGGAATTTTAAGTAAACTAGTCTCTGACACCATGTTGAGGAATTCTGGTATTGGGTTCTATAATGGGTCGGTGTTGATTCCGTACATTGAAATGGTGACGAGGTGTTGGAGGTTTGTGGGTGAAATGGGTTATTGCTGTGATCATAATAATGGTGATGGGAAGATGGGGAGAGAGGTGGCGGCGTCGGCGGCGGCAGTGGTGGCTCTGCCATCTGTGGAGGTGAGAGGCGGTGGTGTTGAGTGTGTGATATGTAAGGAGGAGATGAGAGAAGGGAGAGACGTGTGTGAGTTTCCATGCGAGCATTTGTTTCATTGGATTTGCATTTTGCCATGGTTAAGGAAGAGGAACACGTGTCCTTGCTGTCGGTTTGAGCTTCCTACTGATGATGTTTTCGGAGAGATCCAACGGCTGTGGGACGTTCTGATCAAGGTGGGTAATAGGAGCTTCGATGTATGA